The proteins below come from a single Fodinicola acaciae genomic window:
- a CDS encoding molybdopterin-dependent oxidoreductase has product MTSTTSSTSQRSPKPQARPAGLPVGILLSAMVGLVSAAVALGVAQLVAVLTGPTSAPVNAVGQGVIRLTPESVKEFAIRAFGENDKLVLLLSTYALVAVFAAIVGFVAAVNRRLGVVGIAVFGAIGIVATQTSPDASPLAAAPSIVGTVAGIAALMLFTRHIHRRPTSPSDPDDDTSEGTADRAGSTRDRKRLAVNRRGLLTTGGAAAAVALLGGGAGTYLLGKRFDVTAARRRIVLPKPSSQAPPLPASVDLKVPELTSFTTPNSTFYRVDTALVLPQINPDQWLLRIHGMVDREITLGYADLLRRRLIERDITFTCVSNEIGGQLAGHARWLGVPLIDILREAGPHPDADQIFTTSQDGWTCGTPTDAAMRVPNAMLAIGMNGEPLPLAHGFPVRMIVPGLYGYVSGTKWITDLELTTFAAGPKPYWVRRHWAATAPIKTMSRIDTPRALSELSRGKTVKVAGMAWAQNRGVSKVEVRVGDGDWRPARMAAAANTQTWRQWVWDWTPASTGLQSLSVRATDGTGAIQTNQRADPFPNGSSGWHTVSFNVS; this is encoded by the coding sequence ATGACATCCACGACGTCGAGCACCTCGCAACGGTCGCCGAAACCGCAGGCCCGGCCGGCGGGTCTTCCTGTGGGCATTCTGCTGTCCGCGATGGTCGGGCTGGTGTCCGCGGCTGTCGCACTCGGAGTCGCCCAACTGGTCGCCGTCCTGACCGGTCCCACCTCCGCCCCGGTCAACGCCGTCGGCCAGGGTGTGATCCGGCTGACTCCCGAGTCCGTCAAAGAATTCGCGATCCGCGCTTTCGGTGAGAATGACAAGCTCGTACTGCTGCTCTCCACCTATGCCCTCGTCGCCGTTTTCGCCGCGATCGTGGGATTTGTCGCCGCTGTCAACCGCCGGCTCGGCGTCGTCGGCATCGCCGTGTTCGGAGCGATCGGCATCGTCGCCACCCAGACCTCACCCGATGCCTCGCCGCTTGCCGCCGCGCCGTCGATCGTTGGTACGGTCGCCGGCATCGCCGCCCTGATGCTGTTCACCCGGCACATTCACCGCCGACCCACCTCACCGAGCGACCCTGACGACGACACCAGCGAGGGCACTGCCGATCGAGCCGGGTCGACGCGGGATCGCAAGCGACTCGCGGTCAACCGCCGGGGTTTGCTGACGACCGGCGGCGCGGCGGCCGCGGTGGCGCTGCTCGGCGGTGGCGCCGGCACGTATCTGCTCGGCAAACGCTTCGACGTCACCGCGGCGCGGCGCCGCATCGTGCTGCCCAAGCCGAGCAGCCAAGCGCCGCCGTTGCCGGCCAGTGTCGACCTCAAGGTGCCGGAGCTCACGTCCTTCACCACGCCGAACTCCACCTTTTATCGTGTCGACACCGCGTTGGTGTTGCCGCAGATCAATCCCGATCAGTGGCTGCTGCGGATCCATGGCATGGTCGACAGGGAGATCACGCTTGGCTACGCCGATCTGCTGCGCCGCCGACTCATCGAGCGTGACATCACCTTCACCTGTGTTTCCAACGAAATCGGCGGCCAGCTGGCTGGCCACGCGCGCTGGCTGGGTGTGCCCCTCATCGACATTCTTCGTGAGGCCGGCCCACACCCGGACGCGGACCAGATTTTTACCACGTCCCAGGATGGCTGGACGTGTGGCACACCAACCGACGCGGCGATGAGGGTCCCCAACGCGATGCTGGCGATCGGCATGAACGGTGAGCCATTGCCGCTGGCGCACGGATTTCCGGTCCGGATGATCGTGCCTGGCCTGTACGGGTATGTGTCCGGAACGAAATGGATCACCGACCTGGAGCTCACCACCTTCGCCGCCGGCCCGAAACCGTACTGGGTGCGACGACACTGGGCCGCCACCGCGCCGATCAAGACAATGTCGCGGATCGACACACCTCGCGCGCTCAGCGAGCTTTCCCGTGGAAAGACGGTGAAGGTCGCCGGAATGGCATGGGCCCAGAACCGTGGAGTGTCCAAAGTGGAGGTGCGAGTCGGCGACGGCGACTGGCGACCGGCCAGGATGGCGGCCGCGGCCAACACGCAGACCTGGCGGCAGTGGGTCTGGGACTGGACGCCGGCCAGCACTGGGCTGCAGTCGCTGTCCGTACGCGCGACGGACGGCACCGGCGCCATCCAGACCAACCAGCGCGCCGACCCGTTCCCGAATGGGTCCAGCGGTTGGCACACCGTCTCCTTCAATGTCAGCTGA
- a CDS encoding L-threonylcarbamoyladenylate synthase — protein sequence MTVSTAEIEEAAGVLRAGGLVAFPTETVYGLGANAEDAAAVARVFAAKGRPASHPLIVHIGAAAQLADWVDDVPATARLLAARFWPGPLTLVLRRGRRVSLAATGGLETVAVRVPDHPVALGLLAAFGGGVAAPSANRFGSVSPTIADHVRSELGDAVDMVLDGGACQVGVESTIVDATSDSPSVLRPGGVTREDIEALLGGTVAVPETSQVRVPGQHPSHYAPRARVVLVDPQKVVAEAEAARELGHRVGALLPSRLSPSATGAVAGLHAVVAVPDSMAAYARGLYGFLREFDRRGCDLVVASLPVETGLGLAVANRLRRAAGPRPAA from the coding sequence GTGACGGTCAGCACCGCTGAAATCGAGGAGGCGGCCGGTGTTCTCCGCGCGGGAGGCCTGGTGGCTTTCCCGACGGAGACGGTGTACGGGCTGGGCGCCAATGCCGAGGACGCGGCAGCCGTGGCGAGGGTGTTCGCCGCCAAAGGTCGGCCTGCGTCGCACCCGCTGATCGTCCACATCGGCGCCGCGGCGCAGTTGGCCGACTGGGTCGATGACGTGCCGGCTACGGCGCGGCTGCTGGCCGCACGCTTCTGGCCCGGGCCGCTCACGCTGGTGCTGCGGCGGGGCAGGCGCGTGTCGCTGGCCGCGACCGGTGGACTGGAGACGGTGGCCGTACGGGTGCCCGACCACCCGGTGGCGCTCGGCCTGCTCGCGGCGTTCGGCGGGGGTGTCGCCGCGCCGTCGGCCAACCGTTTCGGTTCGGTCAGCCCGACCATCGCCGATCACGTCCGCTCGGAGCTCGGCGACGCCGTCGACATGGTGCTGGACGGCGGTGCCTGTCAGGTCGGCGTCGAGTCCACGATCGTCGACGCCACCAGCGACAGCCCCAGCGTCCTGCGTCCGGGCGGGGTGACCCGCGAGGACATCGAAGCGCTGCTCGGCGGCACGGTGGCGGTGCCGGAGACGAGCCAGGTTCGCGTGCCCGGCCAGCACCCGTCGCATTACGCGCCGCGCGCGCGGGTCGTTCTCGTTGATCCGCAGAAGGTCGTCGCCGAAGCCGAAGCCGCGCGGGAGCTGGGACACCGGGTCGGCGCGCTGCTCCCGTCGCGGCTGTCGCCGTCGGCGACTGGCGCTGTGGCAGGGCTCCACGCCGTTGTGGCGGTGCCCGACTCCATGGCGGCGTACGCACGTGGCCTGTATGGCTTCCTGCGCGAGTTCGACCGGCGCGGCTGCGACCTCGTCGTGGCGTCCCTGCCCGTCGAGACCGGACTCGGCCTGGCCGTGGCCAACCGGCTTCGGCGCGCCGCCGGACCCCGACCGGCCGCATAA
- a CDS encoding IS1380 family transposase, producing the protein MKGSKRGRRVKVDGSGKGLVSHAGAVLLAELAADTGLVGAVTRALADTYRGVWLHAPGQVFGDLAVAVADGAKTVTGIEVLRDRRVLFGQVASMPTAWRLLERIDPGHLRLVSEARRIAREAAWAAGAGPDLTSELIIDADATILVAHSDKENVAATWKHTWGFHPLLTFLDRPEVAGGEALAGLLRPGNAGSNTAADHIELLRLTLEALPAMARPRPGDPDGPRVLMRTDSAGASKKFAAALRQAGVRFSLGFTVDERVNAAVESLLEPDAGGRRKSRRWKAAVNTDGSTRSDTWVADITNLVELDQWPTGSRLIARLEPLHPGAQTTLCNTTNCGRYRITCFLTDTPAHGRHRLDGGVPALDLRHRQHARVEDRIRQGKDTGLRNLPCYAFDHNAAWLQIVLTAIDLITWTKLLAFNANPDQSDLATCEIDTFRYRVLHVAGQLVNKARRIHLRLDRDWRWTPALTTAFTRQRAAFGHT; encoded by the coding sequence GTGAAGGGTAGCAAGCGTGGTCGGCGGGTCAAGGTTGATGGGTCGGGGAAGGGGCTGGTGTCGCACGCGGGAGCGGTGCTGCTGGCCGAGCTTGCCGCTGATACGGGGCTGGTGGGCGCGGTGACCAGGGCGCTGGCCGATACGTATCGGGGTGTCTGGTTGCATGCTCCTGGGCAGGTGTTCGGCGATCTGGCGGTGGCGGTCGCCGATGGCGCGAAGACGGTGACCGGGATCGAGGTGCTGCGTGATCGGCGGGTGTTGTTCGGGCAGGTGGCGTCGATGCCGACGGCGTGGCGGCTGCTGGAACGCATCGATCCGGGGCATCTGCGGTTGGTGTCCGAGGCTCGCCGGATCGCGCGGGAGGCCGCGTGGGCGGCTGGAGCCGGCCCGGACCTGACCAGCGAGTTGATCATCGATGCGGACGCCACGATCCTGGTGGCCCATTCGGACAAGGAAAACGTCGCCGCCACCTGGAAACACACCTGGGGTTTCCACCCGTTGTTGACATTTCTGGACCGTCCCGAGGTCGCTGGCGGGGAGGCGTTGGCGGGGCTCCTGCGGCCGGGTAACGCCGGGTCCAACACCGCCGCCGACCACATCGAGCTGCTCCGGTTGACCCTGGAAGCGTTGCCAGCCATGGCCCGTCCCCGACCCGGCGATCCCGACGGGCCACGGGTGTTGATGCGTACTGATTCGGCCGGTGCGAGCAAGAAGTTCGCTGCCGCGCTGCGCCAGGCAGGTGTTCGGTTTTCGCTCGGGTTCACCGTCGATGAACGCGTGAACGCCGCCGTGGAATCGCTCCTGGAACCCGATGCGGGTGGGAGAAGGAAAAGCCGTCGCTGGAAAGCGGCGGTCAACACCGATGGCTCGACCCGGTCCGATACCTGGGTCGCCGACATCACCAACCTGGTCGAGCTGGACCAGTGGCCGACCGGGTCCCGGTTGATCGCCCGGCTGGAACCACTGCACCCCGGCGCGCAGACCACCCTGTGCAACACCACCAACTGCGGCCGGTACCGGATCACCTGCTTTCTCACCGACACGCCCGCTCACGGCCGGCACCGCCTGGACGGTGGGGTGCCAGCGCTGGACTTGCGCCACCGCCAGCACGCCCGGGTCGAAGACCGTATCCGGCAAGGCAAAGACACCGGACTGCGCAACCTGCCCTGCTATGCCTTCGACCACAACGCCGCCTGGCTCCAGATCGTGCTAACCGCCATCGACCTGATCACCTGGACCAAACTCCTCGCCTTCAACGCAAACCCGGACCAATCTGACCTCGCGACATGCGAAATCGACACGTTCCGCTACCGCGTCCTGCACGTCGCCGGGCAACTGGTGAACAAAGCCCGCCGCATCCATCTGCGCCTGGACCGCGACTGGCGATGGACACCCGCCCTGACCACCGCGTTCACCCGCCAACGCGCCGCATTCGGCCACACCTAA
- a CDS encoding DinB family protein produces the protein MTRYVDEDLHGAEFRECDLTGARLIGVLMQDAVIDGLVSNLVVNGVEVTGYVEAELDRRHPVRVLIRSEDPADLREAARQLHSGWAATVQRIRRTPGIEHRSVNDEWSAAQTMRHLVFVHDSWFRRCCLGSTELFTPMGIGTTVEPYRGAHGLDLSLDPALDEIVSVRDAQTAELEAWLDQVTDAQLAASAPVPDDDVWPPYARGRSVLQCLRTVLNETFEHHRFCVRDLDLIAESAN, from the coding sequence ATGACGCGATATGTTGACGAGGATCTGCACGGTGCCGAGTTCCGCGAATGCGACCTGACCGGGGCGCGGCTGATCGGCGTTCTCATGCAGGATGCGGTGATCGACGGGCTGGTCAGCAACCTCGTGGTGAACGGTGTCGAGGTCACCGGATACGTCGAGGCGGAACTCGACCGGCGGCATCCGGTGCGGGTGCTGATCCGGTCCGAGGACCCTGCCGATCTGCGTGAGGCAGCGCGTCAGCTCCATTCCGGCTGGGCCGCCACGGTCCAGCGAATCCGCCGTACGCCCGGCATCGAGCACCGCAGCGTGAACGACGAGTGGTCGGCGGCACAGACGATGCGCCACCTGGTCTTCGTCCACGACTCGTGGTTTCGGCGCTGCTGCCTGGGCTCGACGGAGCTGTTCACGCCGATGGGCATCGGGACGACCGTCGAGCCCTACCGCGGAGCACACGGACTCGACCTCTCGCTGGACCCGGCCCTCGACGAGATCGTGAGCGTACGCGACGCGCAGACCGCCGAGCTCGAGGCGTGGCTCGACCAGGTCACCGATGCGCAGCTCGCCGCGTCAGCGCCGGTGCCCGACGACGATGTCTGGCCGCCGTACGCCCGGGGCCGCTCGGTGCTTCAGTGCCTCCGCACGGTGCTCAACGAGACCTTCGAGCACCACCGCTTCTGCGTCCGCGACCTCGACCTGATAGCCGAATCTGCGAACTAG
- a CDS encoding SGNH/GDSL hydrolase family protein: MKRYFSRLATVGASLLVAAALTSAAPAQAMSPWVGTWSASPQQAAGGPPGYPVAEALENVTVRLVVHPHTGGPAARIKLSNVFGDRPLVIGKATIATRSAGASIEARSVRALTFGGRTGVTIPTGRELVSDPAGFALRAEQDVAVDLYLPRSTGAPTWHAQAEQTSYVSTAGNHAGAATLPVGSAVTSWYFLTGLQVVKPLVDGVVAFGDSITDGYGSTVDANHRWSDYLATALAARHSRLAVINEGIGGGRVLHDIIGPSAISRFDRDVLSQPSAKYVVMMMGVNDIGLADFIGKPEQNVSAQQVIGGYRQLIARAHARGLKLYGSTITPIGGSFYDTALNEQKRDAVNAWIRATAGKPGGFDKLADFDAAIRDPATPDRVLPTYVSDDKLHPNDNGYAAMGKAAAALF, encoded by the coding sequence ATGAAACGATATTTTTCGCGGTTGGCGACTGTTGGCGCGAGCCTGCTGGTCGCGGCGGCGCTGACCTCGGCGGCGCCGGCCCAGGCCATGTCCCCGTGGGTGGGGACCTGGTCGGCGAGCCCGCAGCAGGCCGCCGGCGGTCCGCCGGGCTATCCGGTGGCCGAGGCATTGGAAAACGTGACCGTACGGCTCGTCGTCCATCCGCACACCGGCGGGCCCGCCGCGCGGATCAAGCTGTCCAACGTCTTTGGCGATCGTCCGCTGGTGATCGGCAAGGCCACGATCGCGACCCGTTCGGCGGGTGCCTCGATCGAGGCGCGATCGGTACGCGCGTTGACTTTCGGCGGACGCACCGGCGTAACGATCCCGACCGGTCGTGAGCTGGTGTCGGATCCGGCCGGTTTCGCTCTGCGGGCCGAGCAGGATGTGGCGGTCGATCTCTACCTGCCACGGTCGACCGGCGCACCGACCTGGCACGCACAAGCCGAGCAGACGTCGTACGTTTCCACGGCCGGCAACCACGCCGGCGCCGCGACGCTGCCGGTCGGTAGTGCGGTGACCAGCTGGTATTTCCTCACCGGCCTCCAGGTCGTGAAGCCGCTGGTCGATGGCGTGGTGGCCTTCGGCGACTCGATCACCGATGGCTACGGGTCCACAGTGGACGCCAACCACCGCTGGTCGGACTATCTCGCCACGGCACTCGCGGCCAGGCACTCACGGCTGGCGGTGATCAACGAAGGCATCGGCGGCGGCCGCGTACTGCACGACATCATCGGCCCCAGCGCCATCTCCCGCTTCGACCGCGACGTACTGTCCCAACCGTCAGCGAAATACGTCGTCATGATGATGGGCGTCAACGACATCGGCCTGGCCGATTTCATCGGCAAGCCCGAGCAGAACGTATCGGCCCAGCAGGTCATTGGCGGCTATCGGCAGCTGATCGCCAGAGCGCATGCGCGCGGGCTGAAACTCTACGGCAGCACCATCACCCCGATCGGCGGCTCGTTCTACGACACAGCGCTCAACGAACAGAAACGTGACGCCGTCAACGCGTGGATCCGCGCCACCGCCGGCAAACCCGGTGGCTTCGACAAGCTCGCCGACTTCGACGCGGCCATCCGCGACCCGGCCACACCCGACCGCGTGCTGCCGACGTATGTCAGCGACGACAAACTCCACCCCAACGACAACGGGTACGCCGCCATGGGCAAGGCCGCCGCCGCGCTCTTTTGA
- a CDS encoding LacI family DNA-binding transcriptional regulator, with the protein MVESPKPATRMDVARLSGVSGAVVSYVLNDGPRPVSAQTRARVLAAVEKLNYRPNAAARALRLRRSNAIGLILPDISNPYFAEFAKAIEDAAFDRGYALLLGNSSNDPHREAAQLDSFIDRQVDGLLVISVRKYAELSVVREAKIPLVVIDQPEKGVDVATVVIDNYRGARAAVDHLRSHGHRRVALIGGPPQLPGSHARQAGWRDALTDLGAADRKQLQVVAPFSRLGGLEATLQLMSTKDRPTAVFACSDVQAIGVLRACAQLGLRVPEDLALISFDGTQGAEFTAPPLTVIRQPVEMIAGTALDMLLTPPGDLESKQRVVPHELVRRGSCGCQ; encoded by the coding sequence GTGGTCGAGAGTCCGAAACCGGCCACCCGGATGGACGTGGCACGGCTGTCCGGAGTCAGCGGCGCGGTCGTCAGCTATGTCCTCAACGACGGACCACGACCGGTGTCCGCGCAGACGCGAGCGCGCGTCCTCGCCGCGGTGGAAAAGCTCAACTATCGCCCCAATGCGGCCGCCCGCGCGCTGAGGCTGCGGCGGAGCAACGCGATCGGCCTCATCCTGCCCGACATCAGCAACCCGTATTTCGCCGAGTTCGCCAAGGCGATCGAGGATGCCGCCTTCGACCGCGGATACGCGCTGCTGCTGGGAAACTCCAGCAACGACCCACACCGCGAGGCGGCTCAGCTCGACTCGTTCATCGACCGGCAGGTCGATGGCCTGCTGGTCATCAGCGTACGGAAATACGCCGAGCTCTCGGTCGTGCGGGAGGCGAAGATCCCGCTGGTGGTGATCGACCAGCCGGAAAAAGGCGTCGACGTGGCGACCGTCGTGATCGACAACTATCGCGGCGCACGCGCCGCCGTCGACCACCTGCGCTCGCACGGCCACCGCCGGGTCGCGCTGATCGGCGGTCCGCCGCAACTGCCGGGTTCACACGCGCGACAGGCCGGCTGGCGCGACGCGCTCACCGACCTCGGTGCGGCAGACCGAAAACAGCTGCAGGTGGTGGCGCCGTTCAGCCGGCTCGGCGGCCTGGAGGCAACCCTGCAGCTGATGTCCACAAAGGACCGTCCGACCGCGGTTTTCGCCTGCTCCGACGTACAGGCGATCGGTGTCCTGCGCGCATGCGCACAACTTGGCTTGCGCGTACCGGAAGACCTGGCGCTCATCTCCTTCGACGGCACCCAGGGCGCCGAGTTCACCGCGCCACCGCTGACGGTGATCCGGCAGCCGGTGGAGATGATCGCCGGCACCGCACTGGACATGCTGCTGACGCCACCTGGGGACCTGGAGTCCAAGCAACGTGTCGTGCCGCACGAGCTGGTGCGACGCGGCTCGTGCGGCTGCCAGTGA
- a CDS encoding PfkB family carbohydrate kinase produces MTRIVVVGAINEDWVASVRHRPGPGQTVVTDRFSLSPGGKGANQAVAAARAGASVAMIGAVGDDDSGRRQLQALSAYGVDVRGVQKIIGVTTGTAFITVTGDGENSIVVGLGANGFLAPGVPSGLPDPAVVLAQTEVGPDVVNAAATYAAEVGARLVVNNGPVVPLSPATLRSADPIVVNAHEAADILGSPADPAEIAARIRKHTSARSAVVTLGADGAVFSDASGETAVAGVQASQVVDTTGAGDTFVGVLGARLAAGDGVRVAVRAAVAAAAESVSWRGARPPRD; encoded by the coding sequence ATGACGCGGATTGTCGTGGTTGGTGCGATCAACGAGGACTGGGTGGCCAGCGTGCGCCACCGGCCCGGCCCTGGCCAGACCGTCGTCACCGACCGGTTTTCTCTTTCTCCTGGCGGAAAGGGAGCGAACCAGGCTGTCGCCGCGGCGCGCGCGGGCGCGTCGGTGGCCATGATCGGTGCGGTCGGGGACGACGATTCCGGCCGCCGGCAGCTGCAGGCATTGTCGGCCTACGGCGTGGATGTCCGTGGCGTCCAGAAAATCATCGGTGTGACCACTGGCACGGCATTCATCACGGTGACCGGCGACGGTGAGAACTCGATCGTGGTCGGCCTCGGCGCCAACGGCTTTCTGGCCCCTGGCGTGCCATCCGGCCTGCCCGATCCGGCGGTTGTGTTGGCGCAGACCGAAGTCGGGCCGGACGTGGTCAACGCGGCGGCGACGTACGCGGCCGAGGTGGGCGCGCGACTGGTCGTCAACAACGGACCGGTCGTGCCGCTGTCACCGGCCACGCTCAGGTCGGCGGATCCGATCGTGGTGAACGCACACGAGGCCGCCGACATTCTCGGGTCGCCGGCCGACCCGGCGGAAATCGCCGCGCGCATACGCAAGCACACGTCGGCGCGGTCGGCGGTGGTGACTCTCGGCGCGGATGGCGCCGTGTTTTCGGACGCCAGCGGTGAAACCGCCGTGGCCGGCGTCCAGGCGTCCCAGGTGGTCGACACGACAGGAGCCGGTGACACGTTCGTCGGCGTGCTCGGCGCCCGGCTGGCCGCCGGCGACGGTGTGCGTGTGGCCGTACGCGCCGCGGTCGCGGCGGCCGCGGAGTCGGTGAGCTGGCGTGGAGCGCGGCCGCCGCGGGACTGA
- a CDS encoding ABC transporter substrate-binding protein, with protein sequence MRGWIALAMVAALALSGCGSAESGRTTITFVGSDPATAFAPVITAFQAKNPGIEVKYQNIPFDQYNNVIKQRVGGKDPSIDVLLVDAGAAASMANRKWLFDLTAERAAADRTSLSAAVEQSVYQNKLWALPMWTSCQYLYYNKELLKKAGVTAPSINPAQRWTWEQTTAAARKAQGAGAKWGLLFDQTDRYYQLQALAESAGGGSGATGPDLLTANVTTAGWKSAMTWYGSLFRTGVAPRGVATDQMNVLFASGKAAFFVGGPWSVTPISKGKPKIDYGVAPIPAFAGGKPAMPTGSWSIGISAASRHTAAAKKFVEFVSLSPEGNAAAVRTIIIPPTNKDAFSAYIQRLDATDRPGTQGMGALALSELKTSAVNRPNTVGFTQMQDVMGRAFSDIRNGGDPAGTLQRAQAELQRLWDRL encoded by the coding sequence ATGCGTGGCTGGATCGCGCTCGCCATGGTGGCGGCGCTGGCACTGTCGGGATGCGGCTCGGCCGAGTCCGGGCGTACGACCATCACTTTCGTCGGATCGGATCCGGCGACCGCGTTCGCGCCGGTGATCACCGCCTTCCAGGCCAAGAATCCGGGGATCGAGGTGAAATACCAGAACATTCCGTTCGACCAGTACAACAATGTGATCAAGCAGCGGGTCGGCGGAAAGGACCCGTCGATCGACGTCCTGCTGGTCGACGCCGGCGCCGCGGCGTCGATGGCCAACCGGAAATGGCTGTTCGACCTGACCGCCGAGCGTGCCGCCGCCGATCGTACGTCTTTGTCCGCCGCGGTCGAGCAAAGTGTCTATCAGAACAAGCTGTGGGCGTTGCCGATGTGGACCTCGTGCCAGTATCTGTACTACAACAAGGAGCTGCTGAAGAAGGCCGGCGTCACGGCACCCTCGATCAATCCGGCGCAGCGGTGGACCTGGGAGCAGACCACCGCGGCAGCGCGGAAAGCGCAAGGCGCTGGCGCGAAATGGGGGCTGCTGTTCGACCAGACCGATCGCTATTACCAGCTGCAGGCGCTGGCCGAGTCGGCCGGTGGCGGCAGCGGCGCGACCGGTCCAGACCTGTTGACCGCCAACGTGACTACGGCCGGTTGGAAGTCGGCGATGACCTGGTACGGCTCGCTTTTCCGCACCGGTGTCGCGCCGCGCGGTGTGGCGACCGACCAGATGAACGTCCTTTTCGCGTCCGGCAAGGCCGCGTTCTTCGTCGGTGGTCCGTGGTCGGTCACCCCGATCTCCAAAGGCAAGCCGAAAATCGACTACGGCGTCGCGCCGATCCCCGCCTTCGCCGGCGGGAAACCGGCGATGCCGACCGGATCCTGGTCGATCGGCATCAGCGCGGCCAGCCGGCACACGGCGGCCGCCAAGAAGTTCGTCGAGTTCGTCTCGCTGTCGCCGGAAGGCAACGCGGCGGCAGTCCGTACGATCATCATCCCGCCGACCAACAAGGACGCGTTTTCGGCGTACATCCAGCGGTTGGACGCCACCGACAGGCCGGGCACGCAGGGCATGGGCGCGTTGGCGTTGTCGGAGCTGAAGACGTCGGCGGTGAACCGGCCGAACACAGTCGGCTTCACGCAAATGCAGGACGTGATGGGACGGGCTTTCTCCGACATCCGCAACGGCGGCGATCCGGCCGGCACCTTGCAACGCGCTCAGGCCGAGCTGCAGCGACTGTGGGACCGGCTGTGA
- a CDS encoding carbohydrate ABC transporter permease has translation MTVVRRRPIGHARAALLFLLPALALLVALRIVPTLQALLESFQKGSDSGAASWAGVENFVLLLTDPGFWKTVAVTGEFLLVIVPFQIVVALVLALLLVEKVPGRSLVRVLVFIPVAAPAAVATVVWGIAFQPQGPINGALTAVGLPAQPFLTSPQQALAALIVLMSWIGIGYWTLFLIAGIQDIPRDLYEAAALDGAGFWQTLWSVTLPSLRRTLAFVVVANTVSSLLAFVPVQILTQGGPAGSTRLVMYDLYNTTFLLGDRNLGQAEVVLLLLVLIAITVVQFRLLSRER, from the coding sequence GTGACCGTCGTCCGCCGCAGACCGATCGGCCATGCGCGTGCCGCCCTGCTGTTTCTGTTGCCAGCCCTGGCATTGCTGGTCGCGCTCCGGATCGTACCGACTCTGCAGGCACTGCTGGAAAGCTTTCAGAAAGGGTCCGACTCCGGCGCGGCGAGCTGGGCCGGGGTGGAGAATTTCGTCCTGCTGCTCACCGATCCCGGGTTCTGGAAGACCGTCGCGGTCACTGGCGAGTTCTTGCTGGTGATCGTGCCGTTCCAGATCGTCGTCGCGCTGGTTTTGGCTCTGTTGCTGGTCGAGAAGGTGCCCGGCCGGTCGCTGGTCCGCGTGCTCGTCTTCATTCCGGTGGCGGCGCCGGCAGCGGTCGCCACCGTCGTGTGGGGAATCGCGTTCCAGCCGCAGGGACCAATCAACGGCGCACTGACGGCTGTCGGCTTGCCGGCGCAGCCGTTTCTGACCTCACCACAGCAGGCGCTGGCTGCGTTGATCGTGCTCATGTCGTGGATCGGCATCGGCTATTGGACATTGTTTCTGATCGCCGGCATTCAGGACATCCCGCGCGACCTGTACGAGGCCGCCGCGTTGGACGGCGCCGGCTTCTGGCAGACGCTGTGGTCGGTCACGCTGCCGAGCCTGCGCCGTACGCTCGCCTTCGTCGTGGTGGCCAACACCGTGTCCAGCCTGCTCGCCTTCGTCCCCGTACAGATCCTGACCCAGGGCGGTCCGGCCGGCAGTACGCGGCTGGTGATGTATGACCTCTACAACACGACTTTCCTGCTGGGGGACCGCAATCTCGGCCAGGCGGAGGTCGTGTTGTTGCTGCTGGTCCTCATCGCGATCACCGTCGTGCAGTTTCGGCTGCTGAGCAGGGAACGCTGA